The Pseudomonas sp. PDM14 genomic interval GGCGGACCTCTGCGCGCTGTACGCAGTGAGAAATTGCCTGAGCTACAGCGCACCGGGCGGCATCACGGCAATGCCCCCGGGCCGATCAGCAGGCGCTGTTAGCGCAGTACGTTTTCACCACTCATGAAAACGAACACGCGGCGGAACTTGCCATCTTCGACGTACCAGAAGTTGCAGTTGCGCAGGCGTGTCTCGGCACCCTGGTGGTCCTTGAGGTAGACGTTGAAGCGCGAGCACACGGTCTGCGTTTCCACGTCGGCGGCGACCTCGAAATCACCGTGCCAGATTTCCTCGAAGTTGTTGAACAGGTTGTCGAACATCTGCCGCACGCCGGCATGCCCGCTGTGGGTCAGGTTGTCGGTCTGGATGGTGAAGGACACATCCTCATGGCAGCAGTCGAGTACCGGCTGCATGGCCTTGCGGTCGACGTTGCCGAAGTATTTTTCGGTGGCCAGTTCGATCAGTTGCTCACGGGTAAGACGACTCATAACACTCTCCACTTCTCGATTCTTAAAGGGCGAAGCCGTGGTAGGCGGCATCGTTGGGATTCTGTGGCGCCGGGTAGGCCTTGCGGCTCGGCTTGAGGCCGAGGCTGAGCATCAGCTCGCAGAGCTTGTAGGCGACCTGGCCGGGGTTGATCACCGGAATCGGCAGGCGCTCGGCCAGGTAGGCGTGGGACTGGTGCATGGTGGTGGAGCCGAGCACGATCACGTCGGCGCCGTCTTCCTCCATCGCCCGCCGCGCTTCGGCTTCGAGCTTGGCGAAGACCACCTCTTCCTTGCCGGCGAGCAGTTCCTTGAGGTCGGGGCGGGTGTCTATCGAGCGCAGCGAGGCCACACGCGGCCACAGCTGGTATTCGGTGAGGGTCTTCTCGTAGAGCGGGAACCACTCGTCCCACATGGTGATGACGCTGAACTTCTTGCCCAGCATGCAGGCCATGTGGAACGCCGACATGCCCGGCGCCACCACCGGAATGTCCAGCCGCGAACGCAGCGCGGCCAGGCCCGAGTCGCTGACGGTGTCGATGCACACGGCGGCGTAGCCTTCCTCCTGGGCACGGATACCGGCCTGCACCACGGAGAAGTCCATCAGCAGCACGTCATAGGCGCTGTCGGCGAGCGACGCGCCTTTGGCGACCGGCACGAATTCGGGGTGAAAACCGGGAAGAATCAGATGATCCGGCAATTGCGAGGCCCGATTGTCGGCCCCAGCCTGGTCCATGGGGATGGGAATGATGACCTTGATACGCTGATCCACGCGTGCCTCCTTGTTAAGGCCGTAGCAGGGAGTGCAGCGTGCTACGGCTTAGTTGTTTGCCTCCTCGTTGCAAACCCGCGGCCAACTCGGCAAAAACGCGCTATCTAACTGATTAATATGAAAAATTCCAGCAATGAAAAAACCTGACTGAACACCCAGGTCTCGCAAAGTGAAATGGCGGCGTTTCATTGCGAAATGCCCGTTACTTCACGTAGCCCTGCCCCGCAGGCTGCCAGGCAAAGAAAAGCCCCGACACCTTCGCAGGCGGCGGGGCTTGATCGAGTCGTGGCGGTGAAGAACCGCAGCGCCTCTACAGCCAGTACTTGGGGTAGCTCGCGCGGTGACGGGCGTTGTTGATGCACCAGGCGACGGCAACGATCACGATCGAGCCGAGCAGCACGGGGGTGAACAGAAAGCTCAGCGGCGCGCCGGCGGCCAGCACCACCAGCGGATTCGCCCCGGCGGGCGCATGCAGCGTGCGCGTTTGCTGCATCGCCGCCAGCGCCAGCCCCACCGCCAGGGCGCCGGCCCACCAGCTGTTGCCCAGGGTGTTCAGCACGATCAGGCCGACCAGGGTAGAAACCAGGTGCCCGCCAATGATGCTGCGCGGCTGCGCCAGGGGCGAGTCCGGAACACCGAAGGCCAGCACGCAGCTGGCACCGAATGCCGCCATCAGCCAGGGCGTGCCGGATGCATGGCTGAGCCAGCCGGTCGCGCCAATGGCGATTACCGCACCCATGAACGAGATCAGGGTGAAACGCAGCGACGGCGCGGGCGGAGCACTGGATTTGAACAGGGAGCCGGTAGTCATGATGAACCCTCCAGGAGGTGGCGAAGTGGGCCGAAGGGTACCGATCGGTATCGCACAATGTCAACCGATCGGTATACACTCGCTGCATCGCTTCCCGAGGGCCCACCAATGAGCACCGCCGAGACCATCACCACTGCGGCACTGAGCCTGTTCCACCGCCAGGGCTATCACGCATCCGGCGTGGAACAGCTGAGCCAGGTCGCCGGGGTCACCAAGAAGACCCTGTACCGCCACTTCCCGAGCAAGGAGCACCTGGTGGAAGCCGCGATGCAGCTTCGCGACGTGCAGTTCATGAACCAGATGAAGACGGCGGTCGAGGCCGTCGCCGCGCCCCGGCGGCCGCAGGCCTACCTCGACTTCATCGCCGCCTGGGCACGCCAGCCGGACTTCTGCGGCTGTGCGTTCATCAATGCCTCGGCCGAGTACAGCGCCCCGAACGACCCGCCTCACCTGCTGGCCAAGGCGCACAAGCAGAACGTCCTCGACTACCTGCAGACGCTCTGCAGCGAGGCCGGGCTGAAACAGCCCTCGGCGACGGCATTGCAGCTGTTCCTGATCGGCGAAGGGCTGATCGTGGCGTGCCAGGTGAACGGCACGTCCGATGCGCTGGTCGAGGCGGCCACCAGCCTGCTCACTGCGCTGACTCAGGCAAGCACCTGAGTTCCGCCACCGCGCGTGTACGGACGCGCCGGGCGCCCTTTTCAACCACTTTTCGACGCGGGTACTGACTGTGGACAGGTTCCAGGAAATGAAGGTGCTGCTGGCCGTCACCGAGGCAGAAAGCCTGGCCGGCGGCGCCAAGCTGATGGGCATGTCGCCCCCGAGCGCCACGCGCGCCATCGCCGCGCTGGAGCAGCGCCTCGGCACCCTGCTGCTGGCCCGCAGCACGCGCAGCCTGCGCCTCACCGAAGCCGGCCGGCGCTACGTGGAAGACTGCAAGCGCATCCTGCTGGAGCTGGAGGAAGCGGAAGAGCTGGCCGCCGGCAGCAACCTGCGCGTGCGCGGCAACCTGACCGTTACCGCGCCGGTGATGTTCGGCGAGCTGTTCCTGATGCCGCTGATCACCGACTACCTCGCCGCGCACAGCGACGTCACCGTCAACGCGCTGCTGGTGGATCGGCTGGTCAGCCTGGTCGACGAGGGGGTGGATGTCGCCATCCGCATCGGCCATCTGCCCGAGGGGCCGTTTCACGCGCTGCGGGTTGGCGAGATCCGCCCGGTGATCTGCGCCGCGCCGGCGTTTCTCGACCGTGTGGGCCGACCGACACAGCCCGAGGACCTGCAGGGCGCTTCGATCGTCATGTCTTCCGCCAGCGCCCTGCTCACCACCTGGCAGTTCGAGGGTAGCGACGGCTCCGTCACCCTGACCCCGCAACCGCGCCTGGTGGTCAGCTCCAACCAGGCGGCGATCAATGCGGCGCGCATGGGCTGGGGATTCACCCGGGTGTTGTCCTACCAGGTCGCCGATGCGGTAGCCAGGGGCGAACTCGAGGTCGTGCTCAGCGCGTTCGCCACCCAGGCGTTGCCGATCCACGTGCTGTACCAGAGCGGCCGGCAGGCCTCGGCCAAGGTGCGCACCTTTGTCGATCACTGCTACGACCGCCTCGCGCAAGACCCTGCGCTGCGCCAGCTCGGAGCGATGTGAGACATGAGCCGCTTCCACGAGATGCAGGTGTTCGAGGCGGTGGCGCAGACCGGTAGCCTGGCCGCCGCCGCGCGCCAGCTGGAGCTGGCCCCGGCCACCGTGGTGCGTGCGATCGCCGCCCTGGAAGCGCGCCTGGGCAGCGTTCTGCTGCTGCGCAGCCCGCGCGGCGTGAGCCTGAGCGCGGCGGGAGAACGCTTCGCCAGCAGTTGCCAGCTGATCCTCGAGGAAGTCGCCGAGGCGGAGCGCTCCGCCAGCGGTATCCACAGCCATCACGCCGGGCAACTGACGGTGTCGCTGCCGCTGCTGATGACACACCAGGTGTTCATGCCCATCGCCCTGGATTACCTAGAAGCCTTTCCCGACGTGCAGATGCGCACACGCACCCGTGAGGACATGCCCAAAC includes:
- a CDS encoding nuclear transport factor 2 family protein yields the protein MSRLTREQLIELATEKYFGNVDRKAMQPVLDCCHEDVSFTIQTDNLTHSGHAGVRQMFDNLFNNFEEIWHGDFEVAADVETQTVCSRFNVYLKDHQGAETRLRNCNFWYVEDGKFRRVFVFMSGENVLR
- a CDS encoding aspartate/glutamate racemase family protein, yielding MDQRIKVIIPIPMDQAGADNRASQLPDHLILPGFHPEFVPVAKGASLADSAYDVLLMDFSVVQAGIRAQEEGYAAVCIDTVSDSGLAALRSRLDIPVVAPGMSAFHMACMLGKKFSVITMWDEWFPLYEKTLTEYQLWPRVASLRSIDTRPDLKELLAGKEEVVFAKLEAEARRAMEEDGADVIVLGSTTMHQSHAYLAERLPIPVINPGQVAYKLCELMLSLGLKPSRKAYPAPQNPNDAAYHGFAL
- a CDS encoding HPP family protein, which produces MTTGSLFKSSAPPAPSLRFTLISFMGAVIAIGATGWLSHASGTPWLMAAFGASCVLAFGVPDSPLAQPRSIIGGHLVSTLVGLIVLNTLGNSWWAGALAVGLALAAMQQTRTLHAPAGANPLVVLAAGAPLSFLFTPVLLGSIVIVAVAWCINNARHRASYPKYWL
- a CDS encoding TetR/AcrR family transcriptional regulator, which gives rise to MSTAETITTAALSLFHRQGYHASGVEQLSQVAGVTKKTLYRHFPSKEHLVEAAMQLRDVQFMNQMKTAVEAVAAPRRPQAYLDFIAAWARQPDFCGCAFINASAEYSAPNDPPHLLAKAHKQNVLDYLQTLCSEAGLKQPSATALQLFLIGEGLIVACQVNGTSDALVEAATSLLTALTQAST
- a CDS encoding LysR family transcriptional regulator, which produces MKVLLAVTEAESLAGGAKLMGMSPPSATRAIAALEQRLGTLLLARSTRSLRLTEAGRRYVEDCKRILLELEEAEELAAGSNLRVRGNLTVTAPVMFGELFLMPLITDYLAAHSDVTVNALLVDRLVSLVDEGVDVAIRIGHLPEGPFHALRVGEIRPVICAAPAFLDRVGRPTQPEDLQGASIVMSSASALLTTWQFEGSDGSVTLTPQPRLVVSSNQAAINAARMGWGFTRVLSYQVADAVARGELEVVLSAFATQALPIHVLYQSGRQASAKVRTFVDHCYDRLAQDPALRQLGAM